One stretch of Amycolatopsis tolypomycina DNA includes these proteins:
- a CDS encoding MbtH family protein has product MSNPFDDADGTFHVLVNDEQQHSLWPAFAEVPAGWTVVLRDATREAALAYVEENWTDMRPASLVRAMGE; this is encoded by the coding sequence ATGAGCAACCCGTTCGACGACGCCGACGGCACCTTCCACGTGCTCGTCAACGACGAGCAGCAGCACTCCCTGTGGCCGGCCTTCGCCGAAGTGCCCGCCGGCTGGACGGTGGTCCTGCGCGACGCGACCCGCGAAGCCGCGCTGGCCTACGTCGAAGAGAACTGGACCGACATGCGGCCGGCGAGTCTCGTCCGCGCCATGGGTGAATAG
- a CDS encoding non-ribosomal peptide synthetase — translation MTTQGLQDVLPLTPLQEGLLFHAALSDRGTDVYHVQLVVDLEGDLDAERLRAAGQALLDRHAPLRACFRRRRSGEPVQVVPARARLPWRELDLRGRPDGEADAVVDEERTRPFDVENPPLLRFLLIRLDEKRHRFVSTNHHVLADGWSMPLILRDLFAHYAGRPVPPVPDHRAYLRWLRGQDRAAAEQAWREALDGLAEPTLVAGPGRLREPRLPEALVVDVPERLTADVTAWARAEGLTLNTVLQGCWAIVLGGLTGRSDVVFGAVTAGRPPEVAGIADMVGLFINTLPVRVRLDPAATLAGTFARLQREQFGLLPHQHLALGEVQQQAGLGELFDAAFVFESYPLAAEGFDGEIAGLRASAAEARDATHYALSLTVVPNQRLSLRLEYRDDVLDAGTARRTADRVLDLLRTVVAEPDLPLGRLSPLTAAEREAVLAAGRGPRRAARLPVADLVEAQAARTPDAVAVEHDGVAVTYRELDVRANRLAHRLIDAGAGPEQVVAVVLPRSVDLVVAALAVAKAGAAYFPVDPGYPAERVAGLIADTEPVVVLRDAETGDHPGTAPPRAVRPEHPAYVITTSGSTGRPKGVVVPVGALANAIADVVRTCGHAPGDRVLAVAAPTFDIALEELFAPLVAGATLVVAGHDTVRDPVALTRLIREARITLLDAGPALWHYVLEEDAAALAGLRAIVGGEAVGAELANRLRAATRGVVNFYGPTETTINATGFRLPGPVEEAPPIGRPVANTDAYVLDSALRPVPPGVTGELYLAGAQVARGYLRRPGLTAERFVADPFGPAGTRMYRTGDRVRWTGGELEFRGRADEQVKIRGFRIEPGEVEAVLADGDGVTGVVVLARDDDGDRRLVAYVTGTAGADELRARAAARLPEHCVPSAFVVLDAFPLTSHGKVDRRALPAPDFSGVRDRRARTSLEEILCGLFAEVLKLPSVGAGDNFFHLGGHSVLATRLAGRIRTVLGTDPGVRAIFEAPTVAELAVRLDGEAAARPMLTAMPRPEADLRLSSVQERFWFIDEIAGRDGSLEMPPLAVRLHGELDVEAFSAALGDVVERHESLRTLYPVVGGEPRQRILAATQARELARLDVRGPGEIASVNRRFDTTTELPVRAVLFREAADEHLFVLVLHQIAVDGWSLVPLARDFADAYRARLAGHAPQWTPLKVQYADYARWHHSILGEDSDPDSGISRQLAYWQSALAGLPEELTLPADRPRPATPTYRGHGIDFEIDAAIHRTLTDVGRQTGTTAFMIVQAALAVLLGKLGAGTDIPLGTAVAGRTDEALDDLIGNFVNVLVLRTDLGGDPTFRELLTRVRRTDLAAFSHQDVPFQRVVDALNPVRSAARHPLFQVMLEFENLDEVRFEFAGLDARFEHQALEAMDYDLMFIMRERHTGDGAPAGIRAFLEAALDLFDPETAHAIARRLVRLLGDLVAAPDLPISAFTVLEPAERDLVLTTWNDTARGEQFVDVPSRVREFVRAAPRAVAVADDDGVWSYRELWAFASGVAGALSGALSGALSGGAPVVGVLGDPGRGFAGSVLGVWAAGGAYVPVDPAAPVERIAGMLTDAGAELLLAPEESRPRAEEIAAAVPGLRVLTARSSTTDFTPVPRRPGDAAYVLFTSGSTGRPKGVVVHDGGMVNHLLAKIEDLGLTAADTVLQNAPLTFDISVWQLFSALLTGGAVRIVGADLRSDPRRLFDVVDADEVTVVEVVPSLLRTALDDWDPRLELAAVRRLLVTGEAFPPDLRDRWFARFPGIGLVNAYGPTECSDDVTHAVLGPGDVVPIGRPVRNTQLYVLGPELRPVPPGVVGELYAGGAGVARGYAGRAGGTAERFVANPFGPPGSRLYRTGDRVRWNRDGELEYFGRADDQVKVRGVRIELGEVEAALHALAGVRAAAAAVRPDPAGQPSLVGYVVPGGDFDVAAARTALAGKLPVALVPAVLVPLPELPVDGNGKIARRALPEPAWPVAAATGGEPKTPREEILCGLFADVLGRPGIGTGDSFFELGGHSLLATRLVGRVRAVFGAELPVSAVFEAPTVAGLARAIEAAAAPARPALRAGTRPERVPLSFAQQRLWFLDQLGDGGVAYHILTVVRLTGEVDVDAVRAALGDVVVRHESLRTVFPEHDGSPYQHVLDPGEALARLRFDVAGEIAVEEFVREGFDLTRDLPLRVRLFDTGGGEYVLALVLHHIAGDAWSFGPLTADFTTAYRARTAGAAPGWPDLLVQYADFAVWQRESLGEESDPDSAVRTQLAFWRHALDGAPDELALPFDRPRPAALSLRGDRVPLDVDAATHRGLAELARRTGTTVFMAVQAALAVTLAKLGAGTDIPIGTAVAGRTDRALEDLVGFFVNTLVLRTDVSGDLSFEELLARVRETDLAAFAHQDVPFELVVDALNPARSLARNPLFQVMLVARNVPDAGDEPDGVQAVVDSVETDTAKFDLLFDYAERHDGGVPAGLAGSLEYSTDLFDRGTAERIAAWLVRVLRAAVADPAGLVGALELTGDAERERVVTGWNATAHPIPAVTVPELVRGQTVATPEAIAAVDEDEQVTYRELNVRVDRLARALASRGAGPERVVAIALPRSVDLVVALLAVLRTGAAFLPIDPDHPADRVAHLLEDARPVFVLDDVRIDGDAELTGPFSGDGAAYVIYTSGSTGKPKGVVVSHAALANRLLWMHETFGRPGRVLQKTSCGFDVALWEFFWPLVSGGTLVLARPDGHRDPRYLADAIRRHGVTDVHFVPSMLREFLPEAAGLTGLRRVFCSGETLTPALRDRLHATLDVELHNLYGPTETTIEVTAWTSPPGPAATVPIGRPLWNTQAYVLDRWLRPVPPGVAGELYLAGVQLARGYQGKPGLTAERFVANPFGPPGARMYRSGDRARWNHDGEVEYLGRVDHQVKVRGVRVEPGEIEAVLRGHDGVSDVVVLPRPLAAGDHQLVAYVIGKAGADVTAEALRAHAGKRLPQYMVPSAFVALDAFPVTVSGKLDRAALPAPEVPGSGRAPRTDRERTLCAVFAEVLDVPSVGIDDDFFRLGGHSLTATRLVSRIRATLGAELSVRALFERPTVAGLAERLDGADARESAFDPVLPLRTGGDLPPLFCVHPVGALSWSYAGLLPHLDPRRPVYGLQARGLAGDEPLPASLEEMAADYLGRIREIQPSGPYHLLGWSFGGLVAHHVAALLQQQGEEVAILVSLDSHPLASTGEPVGEREIHSTILDAVAGSGRSPDFGEEQLRRLVAVWRNNDELAKKFVPGRYAGRLLHFAATDAPDDPAGVWGPHVDAVDVHAVDAAHADLTKPGPLKHIGEILATALLDLAHDPRKEQR, via the coding sequence GTGACAACCCAGGGACTGCAGGACGTCCTGCCGCTGACGCCGCTGCAGGAAGGGCTGCTCTTCCACGCCGCGCTGAGCGACCGCGGCACGGACGTCTACCACGTCCAGCTCGTCGTCGACCTCGAAGGCGACCTCGACGCCGAACGGCTGCGCGCGGCCGGGCAGGCGCTGCTGGACCGGCACGCGCCGCTGCGCGCGTGCTTCCGGCGCCGCCGCTCGGGGGAGCCGGTGCAGGTCGTCCCGGCGCGCGCCCGGCTGCCGTGGCGCGAGCTCGACCTGCGCGGCCGCCCGGACGGCGAAGCGGACGCCGTCGTCGACGAGGAACGGACCCGCCCGTTCGACGTCGAAAACCCGCCGCTGCTGCGGTTCCTGCTGATCCGGCTGGACGAGAAGCGCCACCGGTTCGTCTCGACCAACCACCACGTCCTCGCCGACGGCTGGTCGATGCCGTTGATCCTGCGCGACCTCTTCGCGCACTACGCCGGCCGGCCGGTGCCGCCGGTGCCCGACCACCGCGCCTACCTGCGGTGGCTGCGCGGCCAGGACCGGGCCGCGGCCGAGCAGGCCTGGCGCGAAGCCCTCGACGGCCTCGCCGAGCCGACGCTCGTCGCCGGCCCCGGCCGCCTGCGCGAACCGCGGCTGCCCGAGGCACTGGTCGTCGACGTGCCGGAGCGGCTGACCGCGGACGTCACCGCGTGGGCGCGGGCCGAAGGGCTGACGCTCAACACCGTGCTGCAGGGCTGCTGGGCGATCGTGCTCGGCGGGCTCACCGGCCGCTCCGACGTCGTGTTCGGCGCGGTCACCGCGGGACGGCCGCCGGAGGTCGCGGGCATCGCGGACATGGTCGGGCTGTTCATCAACACCCTGCCCGTCCGCGTCCGGCTCGACCCGGCCGCGACCCTGGCCGGCACCTTCGCGCGCCTGCAGCGCGAGCAGTTCGGGCTCCTGCCGCACCAGCACCTCGCGCTCGGGGAGGTCCAGCAGCAAGCCGGGCTCGGCGAGCTGTTCGACGCGGCGTTCGTCTTCGAGAGCTACCCGCTCGCCGCCGAGGGCTTCGACGGCGAGATCGCCGGGCTGCGGGCCAGTGCCGCCGAAGCGCGGGACGCCACGCACTACGCGCTCAGCCTCACCGTGGTGCCGAACCAGCGCCTGAGCCTGCGGCTGGAGTACCGCGACGACGTCCTCGACGCCGGGACCGCCCGCCGCACCGCCGACCGCGTCCTCGACCTCCTGCGCACCGTGGTCGCCGAGCCGGACCTTCCGTTGGGACGGCTGTCCCCGCTCACCGCGGCCGAACGGGAAGCCGTGCTGGCCGCGGGCCGTGGGCCGCGGCGCGCGGCGCGCCTGCCGGTCGCGGACCTGGTCGAGGCCCAGGCGGCCCGCACGCCGGATGCCGTGGCCGTCGAGCACGACGGCGTCGCCGTGACCTACCGCGAGCTGGACGTGCGAGCCAACCGGCTGGCCCACCGGCTGATCGACGCGGGTGCCGGGCCGGAGCAGGTGGTGGCCGTCGTGCTGCCGCGCTCGGTGGACCTGGTCGTCGCCGCGCTCGCGGTCGCCAAGGCCGGCGCGGCGTACTTCCCGGTCGACCCCGGGTACCCGGCCGAGCGCGTCGCCGGGCTGATCGCCGACACCGAACCGGTCGTCGTGCTGCGCGACGCCGAAACCGGTGACCACCCCGGCACCGCCCCGCCGCGCGCCGTGCGGCCGGAGCACCCCGCGTACGTGATCACCACGTCGGGCTCGACCGGGCGCCCCAAGGGGGTCGTGGTGCCGGTGGGCGCGCTGGCCAACGCGATCGCCGACGTCGTCCGCACCTGCGGGCACGCCCCGGGGGACCGGGTGCTGGCCGTCGCGGCGCCGACGTTCGACATCGCGCTCGAAGAACTGTTCGCGCCACTGGTCGCCGGGGCCACGCTGGTCGTCGCCGGCCACGACACCGTCCGCGACCCGGTCGCGCTGACCCGGTTGATTCGCGAAGCCCGGATCACCCTGCTGGACGCCGGGCCCGCCCTGTGGCACTACGTCCTGGAAGAGGACGCCGCCGCGCTCGCCGGGCTGCGGGCCATCGTCGGCGGCGAGGCGGTCGGGGCCGAGCTGGCGAACCGGCTGCGCGCGGCGACCCGCGGGGTCGTCAACTTCTACGGCCCCACCGAAACCACCATCAACGCCACCGGCTTCCGGCTGCCCGGGCCGGTCGAGGAGGCGCCGCCGATCGGGCGGCCGGTCGCGAACACCGACGCCTACGTGCTCGACTCCGCCCTGCGGCCGGTGCCGCCCGGTGTCACCGGCGAGCTGTACCTCGCCGGCGCCCAGGTCGCCCGCGGCTACCTCCGCCGTCCCGGGCTCACCGCCGAGCGGTTCGTCGCCGACCCGTTCGGCCCGGCGGGGACGCGGATGTACCGCACCGGCGACCGCGTCCGCTGGACCGGCGGCGAGCTGGAGTTCCGCGGCCGCGCCGACGAGCAGGTCAAGATCCGCGGCTTCCGCATCGAACCCGGCGAGGTCGAAGCCGTGCTCGCCGACGGCGACGGCGTCACCGGCGTGGTCGTGCTCGCCCGCGACGACGACGGCGACCGCCGCCTGGTCGCCTACGTGACCGGCACGGCGGGCGCGGACGAGCTGCGCGCGCGGGCGGCGGCCCGGCTGCCCGAGCACTGCGTGCCGTCGGCCTTCGTGGTCCTGGACGCGTTCCCGCTGACCTCCCACGGGAAGGTGGACCGCCGGGCGCTGCCCGCGCCGGACTTCTCCGGGGTGCGGGACCGCCGCGCGCGGACCTCGCTGGAGGAGATCCTCTGCGGGCTGTTCGCCGAGGTGCTCAAGCTGCCGTCGGTCGGTGCCGGGGACAACTTCTTCCACCTCGGCGGGCATTCGGTCCTCGCCACCCGGCTGGCCGGGCGGATCCGCACCGTCCTGGGCACCGACCCGGGGGTTCGGGCGATCTTCGAGGCCCCGACCGTCGCCGAGCTGGCGGTGCGCCTCGACGGCGAAGCTGCGGCACGCCCCATGCTGACGGCGATGCCGCGGCCGGAGGCGGACCTGCGGCTGTCGTCGGTCCAGGAACGGTTCTGGTTCATCGACGAGATCGCCGGGCGGGACGGCTCGCTGGAAATGCCCCCGCTGGCCGTCCGGCTGCACGGCGAACTCGACGTCGAAGCGTTCTCCGCCGCGCTGGGCGACGTCGTCGAGCGGCACGAGTCCCTGCGCACGCTGTACCCCGTCGTCGGCGGCGAACCGCGGCAGCGGATCCTGGCCGCCACGCAGGCCCGGGAGCTGGCCCGCCTGGACGTCCGCGGCCCCGGGGAGATCGCGTCGGTGAACCGGCGCTTCGACACCACCACCGAACTGCCGGTGCGGGCGGTGCTGTTCCGCGAGGCCGCCGACGAGCACCTGTTCGTCCTGGTCCTGCACCAGATCGCCGTCGACGGCTGGTCGCTGGTGCCGCTGGCCCGCGACTTCGCCGACGCCTACCGCGCCCGCCTCGCCGGCCACGCTCCACAGTGGACACCGCTGAAGGTGCAGTACGCGGACTACGCGCGGTGGCACCACTCGATCCTCGGCGAAGACTCCGATCCGGACAGCGGGATCTCGCGCCAGCTGGCGTACTGGCAGTCGGCGCTGGCCGGGCTGCCCGAGGAGCTGACGCTGCCCGCCGACCGGCCCCGTCCGGCGACGCCGACCTACCGCGGCCACGGCATCGACTTCGAGATCGACGCGGCGATCCACCGCACGCTCACCGACGTCGGCCGCCAGACCGGCACCACGGCGTTCATGATCGTGCAGGCCGCGCTCGCGGTGCTGCTGGGCAAGCTCGGCGCGGGCACGGACATCCCGCTCGGCACCGCGGTGGCCGGGCGCACCGACGAAGCGCTCGACGACCTCATCGGCAACTTCGTCAACGTCCTCGTGCTGCGCACCGACCTCGGCGGCGACCCGACGTTCCGCGAGCTGCTGACCCGGGTCCGGCGCACCGACCTGGCCGCGTTCAGCCACCAGGACGTGCCGTTCCAGCGGGTCGTCGACGCGCTCAACCCGGTGCGCTCGGCCGCCCGGCACCCGCTGTTCCAGGTGATGCTCGAGTTCGAGAACCTCGACGAAGTGCGGTTCGAGTTCGCCGGCCTGGACGCCCGCTTCGAACACCAGGCCCTCGAAGCCATGGACTACGACCTCATGTTCATCATGCGGGAGCGGCACACCGGCGACGGCGCGCCCGCGGGCATCCGGGCCTTCCTGGAAGCGGCCCTCGACCTGTTCGACCCGGAGACCGCGCACGCCATCGCCCGGCGGCTGGTCCGGCTGCTCGGCGACCTGGTCGCGGCCCCGGACCTGCCGATCAGCGCGTTCACCGTGCTGGAGCCCGCCGAACGCGACCTGGTGCTGACCACGTGGAACGACACCGCGCGCGGCGAGCAGTTCGTGGACGTGCCCAGCAGGGTGCGGGAGTTCGTGCGGGCGGCCCCCCGTGCGGTGGCGGTCGCCGACGACGACGGCGTGTGGTCCTACCGCGAGCTGTGGGCCTTCGCCTCGGGCGTGGCCGGGGCTCTGTCCGGGGCTCTGTCCGGGGCACTGTCCGGCGGCGCACCGGTGGTGGGTGTGCTCGGTGACCCCGGCCGCGGGTTCGCCGGCTCGGTGCTCGGGGTCTGGGCCGCGGGCGGCGCGTACGTGCCGGTGGATCCGGCGGCCCCCGTGGAACGAATCGCGGGCATGCTGACCGACGCGGGCGCCGAGCTGCTGCTGGCGCCCGAGGAGTCCCGCCCTCGGGCGGAGGAGATCGCCGCGGCCGTGCCCGGCTTGCGGGTGCTCACCGCGCGTTCGTCCACAACGGACTTCACGCCGGTGCCTCGGCGTCCCGGCGATGCCGCGTACGTCCTGTTCACCTCCGGCTCGACCGGACGGCCCAAGGGCGTCGTCGTCCACGACGGCGGCATGGTGAACCACCTGCTCGCCAAGATCGAGGACCTCGGGCTGACCGCGGCCGACACCGTGCTGCAGAACGCCCCGCTGACGTTCGACATCTCGGTGTGGCAGCTGTTCTCCGCGCTGCTGACCGGCGGCGCCGTGCGGATCGTGGGCGCCGACCTGCGGTCCGACCCGCGGCGGCTGTTCGACGTCGTCGACGCCGACGAGGTGACCGTGGTCGAGGTGGTGCCGTCGTTGCTGCGCACCGCCCTCGACGACTGGGACCCGCGCCTGGAGCTGGCCGCAGTGCGCCGGCTGCTGGTCACCGGCGAGGCGTTCCCGCCCGACCTGCGCGACCGCTGGTTCGCCCGGTTCCCGGGCATCGGCCTGGTCAACGCCTACGGCCCCACCGAGTGCTCGGACGACGTCACGCACGCGGTCCTCGGGCCCGGCGACGTCGTCCCGATCGGGCGGCCGGTGCGCAACACGCAGCTCTACGTGCTGGGCCCGGAGCTGCGGCCCGTCCCGCCGGGCGTGGTCGGCGAGCTGTACGCCGGCGGCGCGGGCGTCGCCCGTGGGTACGCCGGACGCGCCGGCGGCACCGCCGAGCGGTTCGTGGCGAACCCGTTCGGCCCGCCCGGTTCACGGCTGTACCGCACCGGCGACCGCGTCCGCTGGAACCGCGACGGCGAACTGGAGTACTTCGGCCGCGCCGACGACCAGGTCAAGGTGCGGGGCGTGCGCATCGAGCTGGGCGAGGTCGAGGCCGCGCTGCACGCGCTGGCCGGCGTCCGCGCCGCCGCCGCCGCGGTCCGGCCCGACCCCGCGGGCCAGCCCTCCCTCGTCGGCTATGTGGTGCCCGGCGGCGACTTCGACGTTGCCGCGGCGCGCACGGCACTGGCGGGCAAGCTGCCGGTGGCGCTCGTGCCCGCGGTCCTGGTGCCGCTGCCGGAGCTGCCGGTCGACGGCAACGGCAAGATCGCCCGGCGCGCCCTGCCCGAACCGGCGTGGCCGGTGGCCGCCGCGACCGGCGGCGAGCCGAAGACGCCGCGCGAGGAGATCCTGTGCGGGCTCTTCGCGGACGTCCTTGGCCGGCCCGGGATCGGGACCGGCGACAGCTTCTTCGAGCTGGGCGGGCATTCGCTGCTGGCCACCCGCCTGGTCGGCCGCGTCCGCGCGGTCTTCGGGGCCGAGCTGCCGGTTTCGGCGGTCTTCGAGGCCCCCACCGTCGCCGGGCTCGCCCGCGCGATCGAGGCCGCGGCCGCGCCGGCCCGCCCGGCACTGCGGGCAGGGACGCGGCCCGAGCGCGTCCCGCTGTCGTTCGCGCAGCAGCGGCTGTGGTTCCTCGACCAGCTCGGCGACGGCGGTGTGGCGTACCACATCCTGACCGTGGTGCGGCTGACCGGCGAGGTCGACGTCGACGCCGTCCGGGCCGCGCTCGGGGACGTCGTCGTCCGCCACGAGAGCCTGCGCACGGTTTTCCCGGAGCACGACGGCTCCCCGTACCAGCACGTCCTCGACCCCGGCGAAGCCCTGGCCCGCCTGCGCTTCGACGTCGCCGGGGAGATCGCGGTCGAGGAGTTCGTCCGCGAAGGGTTCGACCTCACCAGAGACCTGCCGCTGCGCGTCCGGCTGTTCGACACGGGCGGCGGCGAGTACGTGCTGGCCCTGGTGCTGCACCACATCGCCGGGGACGCGTGGTCGTTCGGCCCGCTCACCGCCGACTTCACCACCGCCTACCGCGCGCGGACCGCCGGTGCGGCACCCGGCTGGCCGGACCTGCTCGTGCAGTACGCCGACTTCGCCGTGTGGCAACGGGAAAGCCTCGGCGAGGAGTCCGATCCGGACAGTGCGGTGCGCACCCAGCTCGCTTTCTGGCGCCACGCCCTCGACGGCGCGCCGGACGAGCTGGCCCTGCCGTTCGACCGCCCGCGCCCGGCCGCGCTGTCCCTGCGCGGCGACCGCGTCCCGCTCGACGTGGACGCCGCCACCCACCGGGGCCTGGCCGAGCTGGCCCGCCGCACCGGGACGACGGTGTTCATGGCCGTGCAGGCCGCGCTGGCGGTGACACTGGCGAAACTCGGGGCGGGCACGGACATCCCGATCGGCACCGCGGTCGCCGGCCGCACCGACCGGGCCCTGGAAGACCTCGTCGGCTTCTTCGTCAACACCCTGGTCCTGCGGACCGACGTCTCGGGCGACCTGTCGTTCGAGGAGCTGCTGGCCCGCGTCCGCGAGACCGACCTGGCCGCGTTCGCGCACCAGGACGTGCCCTTCGAGCTGGTCGTCGACGCGCTCAACCCCGCGCGGTCGCTGGCGCGGAACCCGCTGTTCCAGGTCATGCTCGTGGCCCGGAACGTGCCGGACGCGGGCGACGAACCCGACGGAGTGCAGGCCGTGGTCGACAGCGTGGAGACCGACACCGCGAAGTTCGACCTGCTCTTCGACTACGCCGAGCGCCACGACGGCGGCGTTCCGGCCGGGCTCGCCGGATCGCTGGAGTACAGCACCGACCTGTTCGACCGCGGCACCGCCGAGCGGATCGCCGCCTGGCTGGTCCGGGTCCTGCGGGCCGCCGTCGCCGACCCGGCCGGCCTGGTCGGCGCGCTGGAGCTGACCGGCGACGCCGAACGCGAGCGGGTCGTGACCGGGTGGAACGCCACCGCGCACCCCATCCCGGCCGTGACCGTGCCGGAGCTGGTCCGCGGCCAGACCGTCGCGACCCCGGAGGCGATCGCCGCGGTCGACGAGGACGAGCAGGTCACCTACCGGGAGCTGAACGTCCGGGTGGACCGGCTCGCGCGGGCACTGGCAAGCCGCGGTGCCGGGCCGGAACGCGTGGTCGCGATCGCGCTGCCGCGGTCGGTGGACCTGGTGGTCGCGCTGCTCGCGGTGCTGCGCACCGGGGCCGCATTCCTGCCGATCGACCCGGACCACCCGGCCGACCGCGTCGCCCACCTCCTCGAGGACGCCCGGCCCGTGTTCGTCCTCGACGACGTCCGGATCGACGGAGACGCCGAGCTCACCGGCCCGTTCTCGGGAGACGGCGCGGCGTACGTGATCTACACGTCGGGATCGACCGGCAAGCCGAAGGGCGTCGTCGTCTCGCACGCGGCCCTGGCCAACCGGCTGCTGTGGATGCACGAGACGTTCGGCCGCCCGGGCCGGGTGCTGCAGAAGACCTCGTGCGGGTTCGACGTGGCGCTGTGGGAGTTCTTCTGGCCGCTGGTCTCCGGCGGGACGCTCGTGCTCGCCCGGCCCGACGGCCACCGCGACCCGCGCTACCTCGCCGACGCCATCCGGCGGCACGGCGTCACCGACGTCCACTTCGTCCCGTCGATGCTGCGGGAGTTCCTGCCCGAAGCGGCCGGCCTCACCGGCCTGCGCCGCGTGTTCTGCAGCGGCGAAACCCTCACCCCCGCCCTGCGCGACCGGCTCCACGCGACCCTGGACGTCGAACTGCACAACCTCTACGGCCCCACCGAAACCACGATCGAAGTCACCGCGTGGACGTCCCCGCCGGGCCCGGCCGCGACCGTCCCCATCGGACGTCCACTGTGGAACACCCAGGCGTACGTGCTGGACCGCTGGCTGCGTCCGGTGCCGCCCGGGGTGGCCGGCGAGCTGTACCTCGCCGGCGTGCAACTGGCACGCGGCTACCAGGGCAAACCCGGGCTGACCGCCGAGCGGTTCGTCGCGAACCCGTTCGGGCCGCCTGGCGCCCGGATGTACCGCAGCGGTGACCGGGCCCGCTGGAACCACGACGGCGAGGTCGAGTACCTCGGCCGGGTCGACCACCAGGTCAAGGTGCGTGGCGTGCGGGTCGAGCCGGGGGAGATCGAGGCCGTGCTGCGGGGCCACGACGGCGTCTCGGACGTGGTCGTGCTGCCGCGTCCGCTCGCCGCGGGCGACCACCAGCTCGTCGCCTACGTCATCGGGAAAGCCGGTGCCGACGTCACTGCCGAGGCGCTGCGGGCGCACGCGGGCAAGCGGTTGCCGCAGTACATGGTGCCTTCGGCCTTCGTCGCACTCGACGCGTTCCCGGTGACCGTCAGCGGGAAACTGGACCGGGCCGCGCTGCCCGCACCGGAGGTGCCGGGCAGCGGCCGCGCGCCGCGCACCGACCGCGAACGCACGCTGTGCGCGGTGTTCGCCGAGGTGCTGGACGTGCCGTCCGTCGGGATCGACGACGACTTCTTCCGCCTGGGCGGGCACTCGCTCACCGCGACCCGCCTGGTCAGCCGGATCCGGGCCACGCTGGGCGCCGAGCTGAGCGTCCGCGCGTTGTTCGAACGGCCGACGGTCGCCGGCCTGGCCGAGCGCCTCGACGGCGCCGACGCCCGCGAAAGCGCGTTCGACCCGGTGCTCCCGCTGCGGACCGGCGGGGACCTGCCGCCGCTGTTCTGCGTCCACCCCGTGGGCGCGCTGAGCTGGTCCTACGCCGGGCTGCTGCCGCACCTCGACCCGCGGCGGCCGGTCTACGGCCTCCAGGCCCGCGGCCTGGCCGGGGACGAGCCCCTGCCGGCGTCGCTGGAGGAGATGGCCGCGGACTACCTCGGCCGGATCCGGGAGATCCAGCCGTCCGGGCCGTACCACCTGCTGGGCTGGTCGTTCGGCGGGCTCGTCGCCCACCACGTCGCGGCCCTGCTGCAGCAGCAGGGTGAGGAGGTCGCGATCCTGGTCAGCCTGGACAGCCACCCGCTGGCGAGCACCGGCGAACCGGTGGGGGAGCGGGAGATCCACAGCACGATCCTGGACGCGGTCGCCGGCTCCGGGCGCTCGCCGGACTTCGGCGAAGAGCAGTTGCGGCGGCTGGTGGCGGTGTGGCGCAACAACGACGAGCTGGCGAAGAAGTTCGTGCCCGGCCGCTACGCCGGGCGGCTGCTGCACTTCGCCGCCACGGACGCGCCCGACGACCCGGCCGGGGTCTGGGGACCGCACGTCGATGCCGTCGACGTCCACGCAGTCGACGCCGCACACGCCGACCTGACCAAGCCCGGACCGCTGAAGCACATTGGCGAAATTCTCGCCACCGCGCTGCTTGACTTGGCGCACGATCCCCGAAAGGAGCAGCGATGA
- a CDS encoding acyl carrier protein, protein MTEVKVELYEELRDLVCDVLELEPGEVDGTSSFVDDHGVDSLSLIELVSQCEKRYRIRIAESQLKTMLTLDGVYHVVTEAEAI, encoded by the coding sequence ATGACCGAGGTGAAGGTCGAGCTCTACGAGGAGCTGCGTGACCTGGTGTGCGACGTGCTCGAACTCGAGCCCGGGGAGGTCGACGGCACGAGCTCGTTCGTCGACGACCACGGCGTCGACTCGCTGTCGCTCATCGAGCTGGTGTCCCAGTGCGAGAAGCGCTACCGCATCCGGATCGCCGAGTCGCAGCTGAAGACGATGCTCACGCTCGACGGCGTCTACCACGTCGTCACCGAGGCGGAAGCGATCTGA